One genomic window of Candidatus Nanohalobium constans includes the following:
- a CDS encoding Lrp/AsnC family transcriptional regulator, with translation MDGKDRQILDILKEDGRASYTEIAEEIDVSEGTVRNRVESMQDEGVIEKFTVDTRLVDVSAIVMVDLSTSIDMDGFFSKLPSGIRAFEVTGGHDVVLYFSRSSSEEVNSVLDKIRGIEGVEDTTTKSVLKNRSL, from the coding sequence ATGGACGGTAAAGATAGACAAATCCTGGATATTCTGAAGGAAGATGGGAGAGCATCTTATACTGAGATTGCTGAAGAGATAGATGTGTCAGAAGGAACTGTGCGGAACCGTGTGGAGTCAATGCAAGATGAAGGAGTAATTGAGAAATTTACTGTGGATACTCGGCTGGTAGATGTCTCTGCTATAGTGATGGTCGATCTTTCAACCAGTATAGATATGGACGGGTTTTTCAGTAAATTACCTTCTGGTATCCGTGCTTTTGAGGTGACAGGAGGTCATGATGTCGTGCTGTATTTTTCACGAAGTTCTTCTGAAGAAGTCAACAGTGTTCTTGATAAAATAAGAGGGATAGAGGGTGTTGAGGATACCACCACTAAGTCTGTTCTCAAGAATCGATCTCTCTAA
- a CDS encoding metallophosphoesterase family protein: protein MTLKILVTSDFHKKEDLKEAAIEEANNGDYDLFVNLGDYMDEDYAEELFDEIEVAGVGSTGNRDMMFSSEFLDGPVPVYNFLEADIDDEYKLILIGGDFPEDVKEQVEDLVEDYDNDKVIIGSHYPPHKVGDRVHSGKRIGFEQFREIIIKHKPALWMNGHVHEDFGERQLMGTPVLNAAADETGKAFSVTIGDEGGVEEIEEITLVE, encoded by the coding sequence ATGACCTTGAAAATTCTTGTAACCAGCGACTTCCACAAGAAAGAAGACCTGAAAGAAGCAGCCATAGAAGAAGCAAACAACGGCGACTACGACTTATTTGTCAACCTAGGTGACTACATGGATGAAGACTACGCCGAAGAACTTTTCGATGAGATAGAGGTTGCTGGCGTCGGAAGTACTGGAAACCGGGACATGATGTTCTCATCAGAGTTCCTAGATGGTCCTGTACCAGTCTACAACTTCCTAGAAGCAGATATAGACGACGAATACAAACTGATCCTTATCGGCGGAGACTTCCCAGAAGATGTCAAAGAACAAGTAGAAGACCTAGTAGAAGACTACGACAACGACAAAGTCATCATCGGATCTCATTATCCCCCACACAAAGTCGGCGACCGAGTACACTCCGGAAAAAGAATAGGTTTCGAACAGTTCCGAGAGATCATCATAAAGCACAAGCCTGCTCTCTGGATGAACGGCCATGTACACGAAGACTTTGGGGAAAGACAGTTAATGGGGACACCAGTATTGAATGCTGCAGCAGATGAAACAGGCAAAGCGTTCTCAGTAACAATCGGCGATGAAGGCGGAGTTGAAGAAATCGAAGAGATAACTCTTGTAGAGTAA